CGGATGGCGATCTCGCCGCGATTGGCGATCAGGAGCTTTTTGAACGACATCGGTCTCTCACTCAGACTGAGGCAGGCTGGTTCGGGTTGAGGTCCTGCTTCTTCACCTTGCCCGTGGCCGTCAGCGGCAGGGCTTCGATGATGCGGACTTCCGGGACCTTGTAGACGGCCATGCGCTCGGCACACCAGGCGCGGAGATCTTCCGCCGAAATGGTACCGACCGCCTCCGGTTTGAGCTGGATATAGGCCACCGGCACCTGCCCCTTGTCGGGATCGTCGCGTCCGACGACGCCCGAACCCAGCACTTTCGGATGCTGGCCGAGCAGCGCCTCGATCTCCGGCGGAAACACGCTCATGCCCTTGACCTTCAGCATCTCCTTGCGACGGCCGAGGAAATGCAGGAAGCCGTCCCTGTCGATGGTGCCGATGTCGCCGGTACGGAGCCAGCCGTCGATCAGCGACTCCGTGGTCGCCTCAGGCTTGTTCCAGTAGCTCTTGAGCAGCGATGGCGTTCGCACGCGGATTTCGCCTTCCGCGCCGAGCGGCAACAGCGCGCCGGTCTCGAAATCGGTGATCTTGAACTCGGCGCCGGGGACCGGCAGGCCGACGAAGATCGGCTGGTTGTTGAGATCGAAATCGTCCTCCTGGAAGCCTGCCGTGAACGTGTTGGAGGTGTGGGTCTCCGTCATGCCCCAGGCCGCTTCCATCAGGATCGTACCGGTGAGGTCCTTCCAGCGCTTGCGATAGTCGGCGTTGAGCTTCTTGACGAAGGAGACGACGCGGACCTGCTCGAGCGACGACAGGTCGAACTCGTTCCAGCGCGGATGGTCCATCAGCTCGACGGCGCCATCGACCGGCATCGCGGTGATCGTGACCTTGTACTTGTCGATCGCCGCCATCGCGCCGACGGCGTCCCACCGCGCCAGCAGCACCAGCGTCCCGCCGGAGAACAGCGGGAAGATCAGGCCGAAATTCTCGCCGGCAATCCAGAACTCCGGAAAGAACGACAGGAAGACGCTGCTTTCGTCCGACAGCACCGAGATGCCGTAATTGGCCGCCGCCGTATAGACCATGTCGCGATGGGTGTGGACGCAGCCCTTGGGCATGCCGGTGGTACCGCCGGTGTAGTTGAGCGCGGCGACCTCATCGAGGGCGGGCGGCGGCAGCGGCGATGGTGCAGGCATTGCGGCAAGTGCTGGGAGCAGGTCAGTTGCTCCTGAAACCGCGATCCGCGGCGCTCGGATCGAGTCCGGCGTGGGAAACGCCGGCGTCGCCGGCACGACGTCGGCGAAGCTGGTGGCGATGATCTCGCGCAGGCTCACCTCACCTCGGACCTGCTCGACGACGGGGATGAGCTGATCCAATGCCACTATCACCTCGGCCTTGGTGTCGTTGAGTTCGTAGGACAGTTCGAACGCGCGCGACAGCGGGCTCACGGGAACGTGGACCGCACCGAGCTTCAATATGCCGAAGAACACGATGTGGAATTGCGGGCAGTTCGGCAGAAAGACGGCGACGCGATCGCCCTTCTGCACCCCCTTCGCCTGCAACAGCGCCGCAAAGCGGTCGCTCTGCTGATCGAGATCGGCATAGGTCGTGACGTGACCGTAGAAGATCACCGCAGGTCGCGTGGGACTTTGCCTCGCCCAGGCGCGAAGATATTCAGTCAGGGGAACTTCGCCATGCAGATAGTTCGGCGAACGCGGCATGCCCTTGGGCCAGGCCTTCTCCCACAAACCGTGCAAGGTGGCGAGGTAGTCCTTTTCATCGAGGCCTGCACTCATGACGTCTTTCCCGGATAACTTTTCCATACGTCGGCACGCGCGCGCCGACAATCGACATCGTTACAGGTCGAGCACGGCAAAGGTCATGTCAAGGAAAACAGTCTTCCGCATCACGGCCGATGCCGCGACGCGGAAAATGCTACGCCCTCACGAGGCGGATGATCCGCGCCACCGCGGAGGGGATCGGCGCGATGACAGGCACGGTGAACATCGACTGCAGCTCGCGAGCGACCTCACCCAGCGGGCCACCGCCGATGACGACGGCATCGGCTCCATCCTGCGCGATGCAGGCCTCGACTGCATCGGCAAGAGCCGAGCGGAGCCGCGACGGATCGCGCATCAAGACTTGCGGATCGCCCGCGGCGAAGCGGGCACCGGTGTAGCGGGACCGCAATTCCAGTGCGTCCGGCAGCGCGTCGATCTTCGCCTTCAGCTGCGGCGTCGTGGTCGCGACGCCAAAACGACGACCACCCTCGGCAGCCGCCAGCATCGCAGACTCTCCGATGCCGACCGCGGGCAGCGTCATCGCCGCCTTGATCCCCGCAAGGCCGGGATCGCCGAACGCGGAAACGATGATGCCTTCACAAGACATTTGATGCGCCAGCGCGATCTCCTCGACCTCGGCCGCGGCCGCATCCAGCGCGTCGGGTGTCACGATCATCTGGGGCGCACGCGTTGCCGTGGCGCCGATGATGTCGAAATCATCGGGGGCGGCAGACTTCGCGATGGCGACCATCATGGCGGTGGTCGCCTCATTGCTGTTCGGATTGATCAGGAGGATGCGCGCGCGGCGATCGGATGTCGGCCCCATCCCCCTGCTAACCTAGGCCGCCCGCACGCCGGCAACGAAGGCGCTGACCTCGTTCTCCAGCGATTGCAGCTTCTGGGTCAACCGTCCGCTCGACTGCAGCACGAGGCCGGCGGCCTGACCGGTCTCGGCTGTCGCGTCGGTGACGCCGGAAATGTTTTGCGAGACTTGGTCCGTGCCGGAGGCTGCTTCCCGCACGCTATGGGCAATCGCTTGCGTCGCGGCGCCCTGCTCTTCGACCGCGGCGGCGATCGACGAGGAGATCTCGTTGACCTCCATGATGGTCTTGCGAATGCTGTCGATGTTGCCGACGACCTGGTTGGTCTCGGCCTGGATCGCGGTGATCTGCGAACCGATCTCGTCGGTCGCCTTCGCGGTCTGGCTCGCCAGCGATTTCACCTCGCTCGCGACCACGGCAAAGCCCTTGCCGGCCTCGCCGGCGCGCGCCGCCTCGATCGTCGCATTGAGCGCGAGCAGATTGGTCTGTGAGGCGATCTGGTTGATGAGATCGATGACCTCGCCGATCTTGTGCGCCGCCGCGGCGAGCCCTTGTACGGTGTCGTTGGTGCGCTGGCCGTCGGCGGCCGCCTTGTCGGCGACCGTTGCCGCCTGTGCAACGCGCTGGCTGATCTCGGTGATCGAGGCCGACAGCTGCCCGGCGGCCGACGCCACGGTCTGCACATTGTTCGACGCCTGCTGGCAGGCGGTGGCGACGAAGCTCGCGCGGTCGGTCGCCTTGTCAGCGGTCTCCGACATGCCCTGGGCGGCCTGCTGCATCGCGCGCGCCTCGTTGAAGACGTCGCGAACCACGGCCTGGACACTCGCCTCGAACCTGCCGGCGAGATCCGCCATCGTCTTGCGCTTCTCGTCGTCGGTGCGCAGCTTCGTCTCCTGCTGCTCGGCATGCATCCGGCCCACGGCCGACGCGTTGTCCTTGAACACGGCCAGTGCCTTGGCGAGCCCGCCGACTTCGTCCCTGCGGTCGGTATAGGGCACCTCGAACGCACTGTCGCCGGAGGCGAGGCGTTCGGTCAGGTCCGTGATTTTCGCCAGCGGCCGCGTCACGCTGCGACCGATCGCGAAGGACGCGCCGAGCACGAGCACGAGCACCGCAAGACACACCAGGCCGAAGGTCATCGCATCCTGGCGGAAGACGGCGTCGACGTCGTCGAGATAGATGCCGGTGCCGATGATCCAGCCCCAGGGCGCAAAGCCCTTCACATAGGAGATCTTCCCGACCGGCTGCTCGAAGCCCGGCTTCGGCCAGAGGTAGCTGTAGAAGCCCGCGCCCTGTTTCTTGACGACATCGACGAAGCCGAGGAACAGCGCGTTGCCGGAGGGGTCCTTCATCCCGGCAAGATCCTTGCCGTCAAGCTCGGGCTTGATCGGGTGCATGACCATCCTGGGGGTCATGTCGTTGATCCAGAAATACTCGACCTTGTCGTAGCGAAGGCTCTTGATCTCCGCCATGGCGCCGGCCTGCGCCTGCTCGCGCGACAGCTTTCCGTCGCTCTCGAGCTTCTGGTAATGCGCGAGGATT
The genomic region above belongs to Bradyrhizobium sp. CCBAU 53338 and contains:
- a CDS encoding methyl-accepting chemotaxis protein, which translates into the protein MIFSRISFKLVLIVGISLLGMIALAPIALSTLRSQMIADRQAKTQHMVDVGYGILAHYQKLESDGKLSREQAQAGAMAEIKSLRYDKVEYFWINDMTPRMVMHPIKPELDGKDLAGMKDPSGNALFLGFVDVVKKQGAGFYSYLWPKPGFEQPVGKISYVKGFAPWGWIIGTGIYLDDVDAVFRQDAMTFGLVCLAVLVLVLGASFAIGRSVTRPLAKITDLTERLASGDSAFEVPYTDRRDEVGGLAKALAVFKDNASAVGRMHAEQQETKLRTDDEKRKTMADLAGRFEASVQAVVRDVFNEARAMQQAAQGMSETADKATDRASFVATACQQASNNVQTVASAAGQLSASITEISQRVAQAATVADKAAADGQRTNDTVQGLAAAAHKIGEVIDLINQIASQTNLLALNATIEAARAGEAGKGFAVVASEVKSLASQTAKATDEIGSQITAIQAETNQVVGNIDSIRKTIMEVNEISSSIAAAVEEQGAATQAIAHSVREAASGTDQVSQNISGVTDATAETGQAAGLVLQSSGRLTQKLQSLENEVSAFVAGVRAA
- a CDS encoding aspartate/glutamate racemase family protein — its product is MGPTSDRRARILLINPNSNEATTAMMVAIAKSAAPDDFDIIGATATRAPQMIVTPDALDAAAAEVEEIALAHQMSCEGIIVSAFGDPGLAGIKAAMTLPAVGIGESAMLAAAEGGRRFGVATTTPQLKAKIDALPDALELRSRYTGARFAAGDPQVLMRDPSRLRSALADAVEACIAQDGADAVVIGGGPLGEVARELQSMFTVPVIAPIPSAVARIIRLVRA
- a CDS encoding AMP-binding protein, with the protein product MSAGLDEKDYLATLHGLWEKAWPKGMPRSPNYLHGEVPLTEYLRAWARQSPTRPAVIFYGHVTTYADLDQQSDRFAALLQAKGVQKGDRVAVFLPNCPQFHIVFFGILKLGAVHVPVSPLSRAFELSYELNDTKAEVIVALDQLIPVVEQVRGEVSLREIIATSFADVVPATPAFPTPDSIRAPRIAVSGATDLLPALAAMPAPSPLPPPALDEVAALNYTGGTTGMPKGCVHTHRDMVYTAAANYGISVLSDESSVFLSFFPEFWIAGENFGLIFPLFSGGTLVLLARWDAVGAMAAIDKYKVTITAMPVDGAVELMDHPRWNEFDLSSLEQVRVVSFVKKLNADYRKRWKDLTGTILMEAAWGMTETHTSNTFTAGFQEDDFDLNNQPIFVGLPVPGAEFKITDFETGALLPLGAEGEIRVRTPSLLKSYWNKPEATTESLIDGWLRTGDIGTIDRDGFLHFLGRRKEMLKVKGMSVFPPEIEALLGQHPKVLGSGVVGRDDPDKGQVPVAYIQLKPEAVGTISAEDLRAWCAERMAVYKVPEVRIIEALPLTATGKVKKQDLNPNQPASV